A genomic segment from Malaclemys terrapin pileata isolate rMalTer1 chromosome 1, rMalTer1.hap1, whole genome shotgun sequence encodes:
- the POGLUT2 gene encoding protein O-glucosyltransferase 2 isoform X2 translates to MYASYKNLKIEIKVKDKHVAKSPYILKGPVYHENCDCPHEDSTAWLEDMSCPQAIPQIQRDLAHFPTVDPDKIAKEIPQRFGQRQSLCHYTIKDNKVYIRTHGEHVGFRIFMDAILLSLTRKVKMPDVEFFVNLGDWPLEKKKSTQNLHPIFSWCGSTESKDIVMPTYDLTDSVLETMGRVSLDMMSVQANTGPPWEDKNTTAIWRGRDSRKERLELVKLSRKYPDIIDAAFTNFFFFKHDESLYGPIVKHISFFDFFKYKYQINIDGTVAAYRLPYLLAGNSVVLKQDSFYYEHFYNELQPWKHYIPFKNDLSDLLEKLQWAKDHDEEARNIAKLGQEFARNNLMGDHVFCYYFKLFQEYANLQVSEPKIRDGMEKVEQPDDDLFPCTCHRKKAKDEL, encoded by the exons ATGTATGCAAGCTACAAAAACCTGAAGATAGAAATCAAAGTCAAAGACAAACATGTTGCCAAgtctccatatattttaaaag GCCCTGTTTACCATGAGAATTGTGACTGCCCTCACGAAGACAGCACTGCATGGCTGGAAGATATGAGCTGCCCTCAAGCCATTCCACAGATTCAGAGAGACCTAGCACATTTTCCCACTGTTGATCCAGATAAGATTGCAAAGGAAATTCCACAACGGTTTGGACAAAGACAGAGCTTGTGTCACTATACCATAAAAGATAACAAG GTTTATATAAGGACCCATGGTGAGCATGTAGGTTTCAGGATTTTCATGGACGCTATACTACTTTCTTTGACTAGAAAA GTGAAAATGCCAGATGTAGAGTTTTTTGTTAATTTAGGGGATTGGCCTTTAGAGAAAAAGAAATCTACTCAGAACCTTCATCCCATCTTCTCATGGTGTGGATCCACTGAATCAAAAGACATTGTGATGCCAACCTATGATTTGACGGACTCAGTTTTAGAAACTATGGGCCG AGTCAGCCTGGACATGATGTCTGTCCAGGCCAACACTGGGCCACCCTGGGAAGACAAGAATACTACAGCAATTTGGAGGGGACGTGACAGCCGCAAAGAGAGGCTTGAACTTGTAAAACTCAGTAGAAAATATCCAGATATCATAGATGCTGCTTTcacaaactttttcttttttaaacacgaTGAAAGCCTTTATGGTCCCATTGTGAAGcatatttcattttttgattTTTTCAAG TATAAATATCAAATTAATATTGATGGCACAGTAGCTGCATACAGATTGCCTTACCTGTTAGCAGGAAACAGTGTAGTACTGAAGCAAGACTCCTTCTACTATGAACATTTTTATAATGAGCTGCAGCCCTGGAAACACTACATTCCATTTAAAAATGACCTGAGTGACCTACTGGAGAAGCTACAGTGGGCAAAAGATCATGATGAAGAG GCAAGGAATATTGCAAAATTGGGGCAAGAATTTGCAAGAAATAACCTCATGGGAGATCATGTATTCTGTTATTATTTCAAACTTTTCCAG GAATACGCCAATTTACAAGTGAGTGAGCCAAAAATCAGAGATGGCATGGAGAAGGTAGAGCAGCCTGACGATGACCTGTTTCCATGTACTTGCCACAGAAAGAAG